From one Sulfurimonas sp. HSL-3221 genomic stretch:
- a CDS encoding 50S ribosomal protein L11 methyltransferase, giving the protein MDEIYYELTVNPSSHRELFADFLADTLPVGFEETDEGFIVRSEDDLSTLQWGLEQFAEALQKALGSSIDVEMTLEKKRTEDWVRAYQESVTPVEVAPFYVHPTWSDPHPERVNIVLDPALAFGTGHHPTTASCLEAVGRFVEPGDDVIDVGCGSGILSIAACKLGANVDACDTDPVSVGNTLENCELNDVDLRHIWEGSAAQATATYDVVIANIVADVLVFIADELKKLLRPGGRLILSGILDKYEAKIVEAYADMDVAERIAKEEWVTLVVTPKG; this is encoded by the coding sequence ATGGATGAGATCTACTATGAACTGACCGTCAACCCTTCGTCGCACCGGGAGCTTTTTGCCGATTTCCTGGCCGATACTCTCCCGGTCGGCTTTGAAGAGACCGACGAGGGCTTTATCGTCCGCAGCGAAGATGACCTCTCTACCCTGCAGTGGGGCCTGGAACAGTTTGCCGAAGCGCTGCAGAAGGCACTGGGGAGCAGCATCGACGTCGAGATGACCCTGGAGAAGAAACGGACCGAGGACTGGGTGCGTGCCTATCAGGAGAGCGTCACCCCCGTCGAGGTGGCACCTTTTTACGTTCACCCGACCTGGAGCGATCCGCATCCTGAACGGGTCAACATCGTCCTCGACCCGGCACTGGCCTTCGGGACGGGGCACCACCCCACGACGGCGTCATGTCTCGAAGCGGTCGGACGCTTCGTCGAACCAGGCGATGACGTCATCGATGTCGGCTGCGGCAGCGGCATCCTCTCCATCGCCGCCTGTAAGCTCGGCGCGAATGTCGATGCCTGCGACACGGACCCGGTCTCGGTCGGCAACACCCTGGAGAACTGCGAACTCAACGACGTGGACCTCCGCCACATCTGGGAAGGGTCGGCGGCCCAGGCGACGGCGACGTACGACGTCGTCATCGCCAATATCGTCGCGGACGTTCTCGTCTTCATCGCCGACGAGCTGAAAAAGCTGTTGCGGCCGGGCGGCAGGCTGATTCTTTCAGGCATATTGGATAAATATGAAGCTAAAATTGTGGAGGCTTACGCGGATATGGATGTCGCGGAGCGAATCGCAAAAGAGGAATGGGTCACCCTTGTCGTGACACCAAAAGG
- the hisA gene encoding 1-(5-phosphoribosyl)-5-[(5-phosphoribosylamino)methylideneamino]imidazole-4-carboxamide isomerase, whose protein sequence is MTILPAIDLKDGEAVRLTKGLMESAKVYSSQPWELVKRFEELGAEWVHLVDLNGAFAGEPKNLEQIEKIRQNCSVKLELGGGIRDEATIKRYLDLGIDRVILGSIAVKDPDFVKAMAAKYPVVVGIDSIDGYVAVEGWGEVSEMKATDLAKAFADAGVEAIICTDVGRDGTLSGVNVDFTLDIARASGIPTIASGGVRDDSDLAALAVTDEVAGVIIGKAFYEGTIDLEEVLKVYGNG, encoded by the coding sequence ATGACGATATTACCGGCAATTGACCTGAAAGACGGTGAGGCGGTCCGCCTCACCAAGGGGCTTATGGAGAGTGCGAAGGTGTACTCCTCCCAGCCCTGGGAGCTTGTCAAGCGTTTCGAGGAGCTGGGGGCTGAATGGGTCCACCTCGTCGACCTTAACGGCGCCTTCGCCGGAGAGCCGAAGAACCTCGAACAGATCGAGAAGATCCGCCAGAACTGCAGCGTCAAGCTGGAGCTGGGCGGCGGGATCCGCGACGAAGCGACGATCAAACGCTACCTTGACCTGGGCATCGACCGCGTCATCCTCGGCTCCATCGCCGTCAAGGACCCGGATTTCGTCAAAGCGATGGCGGCCAAATACCCTGTTGTCGTCGGCATCGACTCCATTGACGGTTACGTCGCCGTCGAGGGGTGGGGCGAAGTGAGCGAGATGAAAGCGACGGACCTGGCAAAGGCCTTCGCTGACGCGGGTGTCGAGGCGATCATCTGTACCGATGTCGGCCGTGACGGGACGCTCAGCGGCGTCAATGTCGATTTCACCCTCGATATAGCCCGCGCTTCCGGCATCCCGACGATCGCCAGCGGCGGGGTTCGCGACGACAGCGACCTGGCGGCGCTGGCAGTGACCGACGAGGTCGCCGGAGTGATCATCGGGAAGGCCTTCTATGAAGGGACGATCGACCTCGAAGAGGTGCTGAAGGTGTACGGGAATGGATGA
- the hisH gene encoding imidazole glycerol phosphate synthase subunit HisH, translating into MIGICDYNMGNLASVKNAFALLGEDVAVESDPEKLAGYDRLILPGVGAYGDAMEHLRERGMDEALRAYARSGKPMLGICLGMQLLFESSEEFGPNPGLGLIKGKVIAFDTAKFDHPLKVPHMGWNRMFTREHSLFAGLDEAHYLYFVHSFHAVAGEDADIIGETEYGYRFTSAVAHDNVMGIQPHPEKSHKNGLQILKNFINL; encoded by the coding sequence ATGATAGGTATCTGTGACTACAACATGGGCAACCTGGCCAGCGTGAAAAATGCTTTCGCGCTGCTGGGAGAGGACGTGGCCGTCGAAAGCGATCCGGAGAAACTTGCCGGGTACGACCGGCTGATCCTGCCCGGTGTCGGGGCTTACGGAGACGCGATGGAGCACCTGCGCGAGCGGGGCATGGACGAGGCGCTGAGAGCCTATGCGCGCAGCGGCAAACCGATGCTCGGCATCTGCCTCGGTATGCAGCTGTTGTTTGAGAGCAGCGAGGAGTTCGGCCCGAACCCGGGGCTGGGGCTGATCAAAGGGAAGGTCATCGCCTTCGATACGGCGAAGTTCGACCATCCGCTGAAGGTGCCGCACATGGGATGGAACCGCATGTTCACTCGGGAACATTCCCTTTTCGCAGGGCTTGACGAGGCGCACTACCTCTATTTCGTCCACTCCTTCCACGCCGTGGCCGGCGAAGATGCGGACATCATCGGGGAGACGGAGTATGGCTACCGCTTTACGAGCGCCGTCGCCCACGACAACGTGATGGGTATCCAGCCCCACCCGGAGAAGAGCCACAAGAACGGGCTGCAGATCCTGAAAAATTTTATCAACCTGTGA
- a CDS encoding PDC sensor domain-containing protein, translated as MVARDIQNFSEIRTKARAYFCYLFSKNLPNRLPSITPEAIMVRMQKIMGDLRDAEGIYLLDQKGVQVTPTFLPGDKQTDEDFGRIRSDRAYYYRAAREKRCTITDPYPSLITQDLTITASQPIFDENGTLLYVACLDMPLDAVLQIAHPMALHSFYGRLFRYGYAAFTFMLAMVALLLFIKGVTTFLHFGLDVRNIEIKEVFESTILLTLALAIFDLVKTLFEEEVLGRHRQDSGASDPHKTMVRFLGSIIIALSIEALMLVFKFAMTEPAMLVNAIYIIGGVSILLVALALYIKFTKRAIEE; from the coding sequence ATGGTCGCACGCGACATACAGAACTTTTCCGAGATCCGCACGAAAGCGCGGGCCTATTTTTGCTACCTCTTCTCCAAGAACCTGCCCAACCGCCTGCCGTCGATCACTCCCGAAGCGATCATGGTGCGCATGCAGAAGATCATGGGCGATCTGCGGGATGCGGAGGGAATCTACCTGCTGGACCAGAAGGGCGTGCAGGTCACCCCGACCTTTCTGCCCGGGGATAAGCAGACGGACGAGGATTTCGGGCGCATCCGTTCGGACCGCGCCTACTACTACCGGGCGGCGCGGGAGAAGCGCTGTACCATCACCGACCCGTACCCGTCGCTGATCACCCAGGACCTTACCATTACGGCCTCGCAGCCGATCTTTGACGAAAACGGGACACTGCTCTATGTCGCCTGCCTCGACATGCCGTTGGATGCGGTACTGCAGATCGCGCACCCGATGGCGCTGCACTCCTTTTACGGACGCCTTTTCCGTTACGGCTACGCGGCCTTTACCTTTATGCTGGCCATGGTGGCGCTGCTGCTCTTCATCAAGGGGGTGACGACCTTCCTGCACTTCGGACTGGACGTGCGCAATATCGAGATCAAAGAGGTCTTCGAGTCGACGATTCTCCTGACCCTGGCCCTGGCCATCTTTGACCTTGTCAAGACCCTCTTCGAGGAGGAGGTCCTGGGGCGGCACAGGCAGGACAGCGGGGCATCCGACCCGCATAAAACGATGGTACGTTTCCTCGGCTCCATCATCATCGCCCTCTCCATCGAGGCCCTGATGCTTGTCTTCAAGTTCGCGATGACCGAGCCGGCGATGCTGGTCAACGCCATCTATATCATCGGCGGGGTCTCCATCCTGCTGGTGGCACTGGCCCTCTATATCAAATTTACGAAAAGAGCGATTGAAGAATGA
- the waaC gene encoding lipopolysaccharide heptosyltransferase I produces the protein MNHPRIAIVRLSALGDIINSAVVLQFIRKHRPEARIDWITEAQFAPMLQGHPALDRVHGIPLKQLKREKRFGLLRDTIVQLRALGPYDVIIDMQGLLKSALVARLLGPNVHGFDAASAREGAAALFYRTKSRIPYETNIIRRNCDIVAEALGFAISDAELLAKTPALPVGPRPDFLDDVPYIAVVVGASWPSKCYPPAQLAAVCDALPLPCILVWGSEGERMDAEAIAAEAPNARVAPKIDLPALRDLIGHAALAIGGDTGPTHLAWALNRPSVVLYGPTTPRMMFETPLNVAVESDSEVDILRIDKTDMSIGAIPPASVIQKAKELL, from the coding sequence ATGAATCACCCGCGTATCGCCATCGTCCGTCTCAGCGCCCTGGGCGACATCATCAACAGCGCCGTCGTCTTGCAGTTCATCCGCAAACACCGCCCCGAGGCCCGCATCGACTGGATCACCGAGGCGCAGTTCGCCCCCATGCTGCAGGGACACCCGGCGCTAGACCGGGTCCACGGCATTCCCCTCAAACAGCTCAAACGCGAAAAGCGCTTCGGCCTGCTGCGCGACACGATCGTTCAGCTGCGCGCGCTGGGCCCCTACGACGTTATCATCGATATGCAGGGGCTGCTCAAATCGGCCCTCGTCGCCCGCCTGCTCGGCCCGAACGTCCACGGCTTCGATGCCGCTTCGGCCCGGGAGGGCGCCGCGGCGCTCTTCTACCGCACCAAAAGCCGCATCCCCTACGAGACCAACATCATCCGCCGCAACTGCGATATCGTCGCGGAAGCCCTCGGTTTTGCGATCAGCGATGCGGAGCTGCTTGCCAAGACCCCGGCGCTGCCGGTCGGACCCCGCCCGGATTTCCTGGACGACGTCCCCTACATTGCCGTCGTCGTCGGAGCCTCCTGGCCCTCGAAATGCTACCCGCCGGCGCAGCTGGCCGCCGTCTGCGACGCCCTGCCTCTGCCCTGCATCCTCGTCTGGGGTTCCGAGGGTGAGCGCATGGATGCCGAAGCGATCGCAGCAGAGGCCCCCAACGCCCGGGTTGCACCGAAAATCGACCTGCCCGCACTGCGCGACCTCATCGGCCACGCGGCACTGGCGATCGGCGGCGATACGGGGCCGACCCACCTCGCCTGGGCACTGAACCGCCCCTCTGTCGTCCTCTACGGCCCGACGACCCCGCGGATGATGTTCGAGACCCCTCTGAACGTCGCGGTCGAATCGGACTCGGAGGTCGATATCCTCCGTATCGACAAGACCGACATGAGCATCGGGGCGATCCCCCCCGCATCGGTAATCCAGAAAGCGAAAGAGCTGCTATGA